One Paroedura picta isolate Pp20150507F chromosome 3, Ppicta_v3.0, whole genome shotgun sequence genomic window carries:
- the LOC143831685 gene encoding uncharacterized protein LOC143831685 codes for MIRCTLHLPPPFCSATSESNMESSSQASSVPATGRGPTWRDAEIRDLIGIFSEEKIQDAFQSSHRNREVFEQVAIKMRALGHNRTGLECRSKTKTMRAEYMRAVNHNKGSGNEKVTCPYFEEQRQLYGDGEGSGRPKRVGRSLKVVRKPAAPVEEPPAEEDPGEGTSSSFRPPPPVQQRAAESVTLDLIAIAPGEPEEAPEQTPLASETQLPGTGPLESPAAPDVDSDSGASTNIDFIPGTQEEEQPGVLGPPARRRRIQIQDEVLSDEEEEPPLPPGSPPPRGALPAEERLTRERGRLRRVSVLTSVGERLLEHCYEESRRAAAADQAMLTLIAQEGRKLRAVLRETNQILREGVEEVRLIRRLMERAVAVMERAYPPQIAPPPPPTPTPPLPAPTPPTPSQNASTQTRRRTILGKRKIKPADKYSPS; via the exons atgatccgttgcaccctgcacctcccaccaccattttgctcagctactagcgaaagcaacatggaatcgtcttctcaagcctcgtccgtccctgcaaccggccgtggccctacttggagggacgcggagatcagggacctgatcgggattttctcggaggagaaaatccaggacgcgttccagtcctcccacaggaatagggaggtttttgaacaagtggctattaagatgcgcgccctgggccacaacaggaccggccttgaatgccggtcgaagaccaagacaatgagggcagagtacatgcgtgccgtgaaccataataagggttccggcaacgaaaaggttacctgcccctacttcgaggagcagcgccagctgtacggggacggggaaggatccggcaggccgaagcgcgtcggccggagccttaaggtggttcggaagccggctgccccggtcgaggaaccacccgctgaggaggatcccggcgagggaacctcgtccagctttcgccctccaccccccgtccagcaacgagccgcggaatcggtaacgctggacctgatcgccatcgctcctggggagccagaggaggctcctgagcaaacgccccttgcctccg agacacagttgccagggacggggcccctagagtctccagcagcacctgacgtggatagtgattcgggggcatcaactaacattg atttcatacccggaacacaggaggaggaacagcctggggtgcttggacctcctgcccggcgcaggcggatacagattcaagatg aggttctttcagatgaggaggaggaaccacccctgcctccaggcagcccaccacctagaggtgcgctcccagcagaggagaggcttacgagggaacgcggcaggctgaggcgcgtctcagtcttgacaagcgtgggagagaggctccttgagcactgctatgaggagtcacggcgtgccgcggccgctgaccaagccatgctcacactcattgcccaggaggggagaaaattgagggcagtccttagagagacaaaccaaatcctacgcgaaggcgtggaggaggtgcgactgataaggagactcatggagagggcagtagcggtcatggaaagggcctaccctccacaaatcgcccccccaccaccacccacaccaacaccaccacttccagcacccaccccaccaactccctctcagaatgcctccacccaaacaagaaggaggactattctcggaaagagaaaaattaaaccagcagacaagtactccccctcctag